The following are from one region of the Polyangiaceae bacterium genome:
- a CDS encoding HDOD domain-containing protein, whose translation MNDAAILGGTGAKRPGAIADNVVEELWFGDVDDSQDEAHAAASLAARLADVQGLKPFPVVAQRVLALLNDPDFDLGQIAKLLEGDTALATKLLRVANSSLFSRGNKIASIESAVVRLGGKTVMDMLLAVAAMGLFKDAWGAGLRVREHSVGVAVVARRLANLCGWSGGSQVFLAGLLHDVGKLLIMQADEYDYAPDGGVDVHLGERVALGYDHAVLGGHALRLWEVPEPLPVAIAWHHQLGRALTAGGDVGLMVAMLDLADNIEKCLAETASCSTEDLSKRSAAEYLQLTAAQLDSAWDSFREERSEALALFA comes from the coding sequence ATGAATGACGCAGCAATTCTAGGGGGCACGGGCGCGAAGCGCCCGGGGGCGATAGCCGACAATGTGGTCGAGGAGCTCTGGTTTGGCGATGTGGATGATTCTCAGGACGAGGCCCACGCCGCCGCGAGCCTCGCTGCTCGACTTGCGGATGTGCAGGGGCTGAAGCCCTTCCCGGTCGTCGCACAACGGGTGCTGGCGCTGCTCAATGACCCGGACTTCGACCTGGGACAGATCGCCAAGCTGCTCGAGGGTGACACAGCGCTCGCGACCAAGCTGCTGCGTGTGGCAAACTCTAGCCTATTTTCGCGCGGAAATAAAATCGCAAGCATCGAGTCCGCAGTCGTCCGCCTGGGTGGTAAGACGGTCATGGACATGCTCCTGGCGGTGGCCGCGATGGGGCTGTTCAAGGACGCGTGGGGCGCCGGTCTCCGCGTACGAGAACACTCGGTCGGCGTAGCGGTGGTTGCCCGGCGCCTTGCGAACCTGTGCGGCTGGTCCGGCGGCTCCCAGGTGTTTCTAGCGGGCCTCCTGCATGACGTCGGCAAGCTGCTGATCATGCAGGCTGACGAATACGACTACGCGCCGGATGGGGGCGTCGATGTGCACCTTGGAGAGCGCGTGGCGCTGGGATACGACCACGCGGTGCTTGGCGGCCACGCGCTGCGTCTGTGGGAGGTCCCTGAGCCTTTGCCCGTTGCAATCGCTTGGCACCATCAGCTCGGGCGAGCTCTAACTGCGGGAGGCGATGTCGGGCTGATGGTCGCGATGCTCGACCTCGCTGACAACATCGAGAAGTGCCTAGCAGAAACCGCCAGCTGCTCCACCGAGGACCTCTCGAAGCGATCCGCGGCGGAATACTTGCAGCTCACGGCTGCGCAACTGGACTCGGCTTGGGACAGTTTCCGCGAGGAACGCAGCGAGGCCCTGGCGCTGTTCGCTTGA
- a CDS encoding protein kinase codes for MIGSPALPDFNPGPNVAGWSVLGSRGSGSLTHAFGAQRGGKRGVLRFLHSNLAGIPELGERFLRDPMIANEVQHPFCVRVLDSGHHQGLPFLVSELADGQSVADLLALGPDTFSPAHALKVMCGALEILDVAHGQNIVHRDLRPESIVVSELGEVWIRDFGFARLREIGGVAAPLAFVPPERLSQGTGALDSRGDLFALGAICFNLLTGETPLSRASSSFDRPSFGLMLPDAPLELVELVDRALMRDPERRFQTAADMYRAARRARRLRELEEPGRFVSSIRQLKTAVAKTQPPIPREDVPSEPKVVVHERIPAAPALPDLTAVSAAASPRVGAAHADVAGPAESPTYAAVPADPLLGQAGSPGAVELSSAATQELQGVSGSLDLEPISDDEVRVLRELFAHWERSLRASLQYGPEHPESERARHRAWAHIARALEASDGALLCNLSPYAFMLADEPVWEPSGSFERIPYRLFADGVRVLGFRAGMTLDEWEKLSECMLTDLDDDPLNDFTTLLWDADLPHVVCQVVDVFQEGDGRAREALDEVRRSVVAVARFDSQVQLSDCWREFRGDPANEQDWQGELERSLGATGRRLSELLEAEANRIKELASALEGERTQGVNRFVYVASSGLLHALRSSSLPMVLVPLEQALNRLGAESALVRLECALSLIETAGRDATLRETLISRVLTARVVEESVVALDELEAQQRELLWARLARLLDDHHAQALADVLTQVSPDFERAILVQLVAVSRGNEQALGQAILRAGLAQALTLVRALARGDNAPARAALMEACAHPEPVVRLEALNALGASSERTNLELRQLLEDPSPEVRLATLRTIADHEVKVVGPALAMRIRSEEFDELTPHERGMALDALARLLPSRAEDVAVELLERNPLVATRAHDETRELAAELLGRTATGADAERALEREQGRRFRNSERVRDASARALESLRRRSVPPPPGDPEQ; via the coding sequence ATGATCGGCTCCCCAGCTCTCCCCGATTTCAACCCCGGCCCGAACGTGGCTGGTTGGTCCGTGCTCGGCTCTCGAGGCAGCGGCTCCCTCACCCACGCGTTCGGTGCACAGCGTGGAGGCAAGCGCGGGGTGCTGCGCTTTCTCCACTCCAACCTGGCTGGCATCCCCGAGCTTGGTGAGCGATTCCTCCGGGATCCGATGATCGCGAATGAGGTCCAGCACCCCTTCTGTGTGCGTGTGCTCGACTCGGGTCATCATCAGGGGCTGCCCTTTCTAGTGAGCGAACTGGCCGACGGGCAGTCGGTTGCAGACCTGCTTGCCCTAGGGCCCGACACCTTTAGCCCCGCGCACGCGCTCAAGGTGATGTGCGGTGCGCTGGAGATCCTCGACGTCGCTCACGGCCAGAACATCGTGCATCGAGATCTGCGCCCCGAGAGCATCGTCGTGTCAGAGCTGGGGGAGGTGTGGATCCGCGATTTTGGTTTCGCGCGGCTGCGCGAGATTGGTGGTGTTGCGGCGCCCCTTGCCTTCGTTCCCCCAGAGCGACTGAGCCAGGGCACCGGCGCTCTAGACTCCCGAGGCGACTTGTTCGCTCTCGGCGCGATTTGCTTCAATTTGCTCACCGGCGAGACTCCGCTCTCGCGGGCTTCGAGCAGTTTCGACCGTCCGAGCTTCGGCCTGATGTTGCCCGATGCTCCGCTGGAGCTGGTGGAGTTGGTGGACCGTGCGCTGATGCGTGACCCGGAACGGCGCTTCCAGACCGCAGCTGATATGTACCGCGCTGCGCGTCGCGCGCGGCGGCTGCGGGAGCTAGAGGAGCCGGGGCGTTTCGTCAGCAGTATTCGGCAGCTGAAGACCGCTGTGGCCAAGACCCAGCCGCCGATTCCCCGGGAGGACGTACCGAGCGAACCCAAGGTCGTCGTTCACGAACGTATCCCTGCGGCACCAGCCCTGCCCGATCTGACAGCGGTCTCGGCGGCGGCGTCGCCAAGGGTTGGTGCAGCGCACGCAGATGTGGCCGGACCGGCGGAGTCTCCCACGTACGCGGCTGTGCCTGCTGACCCGCTGCTTGGGCAAGCGGGGTCTCCCGGCGCGGTGGAGCTTTCGAGCGCGGCGACCCAAGAGCTGCAAGGGGTATCTGGCAGCCTGGATCTCGAGCCAATCAGTGACGATGAAGTGCGGGTGCTGCGCGAGTTGTTTGCACACTGGGAGCGCTCGCTGCGTGCGAGCCTGCAGTATGGGCCGGAGCACCCGGAGAGCGAGCGCGCGCGTCATCGGGCTTGGGCTCACATCGCCCGCGCTCTCGAGGCCTCTGACGGCGCGCTCCTGTGTAACCTGAGCCCCTACGCCTTCATGCTGGCGGACGAGCCGGTTTGGGAGCCAAGCGGTAGCTTCGAGCGCATCCCTTATCGCTTGTTCGCTGATGGTGTTCGCGTCTTGGGTTTCCGCGCGGGGATGACCCTGGACGAGTGGGAGAAGCTCTCCGAGTGCATGCTCACGGACCTGGACGACGACCCGCTGAACGACTTCACGACGCTGCTGTGGGACGCGGATCTGCCCCATGTCGTGTGTCAGGTGGTAGACGTTTTTCAAGAAGGTGACGGACGCGCCCGCGAGGCGCTGGACGAGGTCCGTCGCTCCGTCGTCGCTGTCGCGAGGTTCGACAGCCAAGTCCAGCTGAGCGACTGCTGGCGCGAGTTTCGCGGCGACCCAGCTAACGAGCAGGACTGGCAGGGCGAGCTGGAGCGCTCACTGGGTGCCACGGGCCGTCGCCTCAGCGAACTGCTCGAGGCGGAGGCCAACCGCATCAAGGAGCTGGCCTCTGCCCTGGAGGGTGAGCGCACCCAGGGCGTGAACCGCTTCGTCTACGTGGCGAGCAGCGGGCTATTGCACGCTCTGAGGTCCAGCTCGCTGCCAATGGTTCTGGTGCCCCTGGAGCAAGCGCTCAACCGACTGGGGGCCGAGTCCGCCTTGGTTCGCCTCGAGTGCGCGCTCTCCCTGATCGAAACGGCGGGTCGGGACGCCACTCTACGAGAGACGCTGATTTCCCGCGTGTTGACCGCGCGGGTGGTGGAGGAAAGCGTTGTGGCGCTCGACGAGCTCGAGGCTCAGCAGCGAGAGCTGTTGTGGGCACGCCTCGCGCGGCTCTTGGACGACCACCACGCTCAGGCGCTGGCTGATGTGTTGACCCAAGTGTCGCCGGACTTCGAGCGTGCGATCTTGGTGCAGCTAGTCGCTGTTTCGCGCGGAAACGAACAGGCCCTCGGCCAAGCGATCTTGCGAGCAGGGCTCGCTCAAGCGCTGACTCTGGTGCGGGCCCTCGCGAGGGGTGACAACGCGCCCGCGCGCGCTGCGTTGATGGAGGCCTGTGCGCACCCGGAACCCGTGGTCAGACTCGAAGCACTGAACGCTTTGGGCGCTTCGTCAGAGCGCACCAACCTCGAGCTGCGCCAGCTTCTGGAAGATCCAAGTCCCGAGGTGCGTCTGGCCACGCTGCGCACCATCGCCGACCACGAGGTCAAAGTGGTCGGGCCGGCCCTCGCCATGCGCATCCGCTCAGAAGAGTTCGACGAGCTGACACCCCACGAGCGCGGGATGGCGTTGGATGCCCTAGCGCGGCTCTTGCCTTCGCGCGCAGAAGACGTCGCGGTCGAGCTCCTGGAGCGGAATCCCCTGGTTGCTACTCGCGCTCACGACGAGACGCGGGAGCTTGCGGCGGAGCTCTTGGGGCGAACCGCGACGGGTGCCGACGCAGAGCGCGCCCTCGAGCGTGAGCAGGGACGTCGGTTCCGCAATAGCGAGCGAGTTCGCGATGCATCGGCCCGAGCGCTGGAGTCTTTGCGACGCCGCAGCGTGCCACCTCCACCGGGAGATCCTGAGCAATGA
- a CDS encoding FadR family transcriptional regulator translates to MSLNVSPISPASAVDACVTALQRAILEGELKVGERLPPERTLAASFGVNRVTVRTALSRLQTAGLLSVRQGSGYTVHDFATHGGPELLPDMARVARERGQLLLLIEDLLRMRRHMARAVLEVLPERATSEDLDIIRAAINEFERLAGSGDLAALTQADLEVVRCMLRATHSPALALCMNPISSAVSEIPELPPLIYAQPSTNVAGYRLLLSWLESKAHARPDAALLVAELERRDSDTLARLKRLLSRPKARGKKHRDPIG, encoded by the coding sequence ATGAGCCTGAACGTCTCTCCCATCTCCCCTGCGTCCGCCGTCGACGCCTGCGTCACAGCCTTGCAGCGAGCGATCCTCGAGGGTGAGCTGAAGGTCGGCGAACGGCTACCCCCAGAGCGCACCCTGGCCGCCAGCTTCGGGGTGAACCGCGTCACCGTCCGCACCGCGCTCAGCCGCCTGCAGACCGCAGGGCTGCTGAGCGTGCGCCAGGGCAGCGGCTACACCGTGCACGACTTTGCCACTCACGGCGGGCCTGAGCTACTGCCAGACATGGCACGGGTCGCGCGAGAGCGCGGGCAGCTGCTTCTGCTGATCGAAGACCTGCTGCGCATGCGCCGGCACATGGCGCGGGCAGTGCTCGAGGTGCTGCCCGAGCGCGCCACCTCCGAAGACCTCGATATAATCCGCGCGGCAATTAACGAGTTCGAGCGGCTCGCTGGCAGCGGGGATCTCGCCGCTTTGACGCAGGCAGATTTGGAGGTCGTTCGGTGCATGCTGCGCGCGACCCACAGCCCGGCGCTTGCACTATGCATGAACCCGATCAGCAGTGCTGTCTCGGAGATCCCGGAGCTGCCCCCGCTGATCTACGCACAGCCAAGCACCAACGTCGCCGGCTACCGACTGCTGTTGTCCTGGCTCGAGTCCAAAGCGCACGCTCGGCCTGACGCCGCGCTGCTGGTGGCGGAGCTCGAGCGCCGAGACAGCGATACCTTGGCGCGACTCAAGCGACTCCTGAGCCGCCCCAAAGCGAGAGGAAAGAAGCATCGTGACCCAATCGGTTGA
- a CDS encoding VCBS repeat-containing protein: MAQAPRSRSLTSLSAPTLGRGAVFRALGLTGMALYLAGCSCSSEGETAGSGGSLSFGGSAGNSGSGGSSSGGTLNGGSGGIIGDGGGGKGCKTDDECDGGVCSASGECCATAEQACGNVCCNAGEFCSFERCVVPGKACQTPADCEDGQYCETALGDNGSGGAGGSGSGGASSGGAAGTGGTGTTCTQPVPQSGRCVDLPPICDPNGTGGAGGAGNACIENCEYFPPPGALDPIIEWQWGLPPNTPKQYPNQADVWSTPTVARVYDANCDGKVDESDPPNVIFVSSNNQGTCCHCNGSTPHSCLTGVLRMLDGRSGEEIWSLNKAKTGNFGFAGTTVALGDVDGDERVDIITMTGDGYIAWIDSTGAVKAISDSPTDTADTNSNAFGWGGGISLGDMDGDGNVEVAYGRTLWSIQGNQIVRQWVGTHGRGGTNSNTAMSFFADVDEDDKLELVAGNTIYERDGTELWRQTSVSDGFPAVADFDGDGKPEVVLTGSNRVDILEGATGAPELSVALPDSGGGPPTVADFDGDGKPEIGVAQKNVYVMTKPNYTTNTIDIVWSAPNHDLSSNVTGSSVFDFDGDGKAEVIYADECFLWVYDGTTGAVLLAELTTSFTGTENALVADVDGDGHAEIVMVSNGADPSGSGWKCDVAPWNQPDPTMNRKAWVKPQGAAAYRGITVFGDRESSWVGTRTIWSQHSYYVTNICDSRDSACNAPQTYGLIPTAAKRNWELGWLNNFRQNVQDSGLFNAPDAVLTLNVLCTTPVSFEVRVQNQGLSGLPAGVNVGVFDASGNQVASGVTTKELLPGQTELLVVTATDGSLSAKDTYVARVIIDPQNRTFNECREDNNESEPAAGHCGPS; the protein is encoded by the coding sequence ATGGCTCAGGCTCCCCGATCACGCTCCCTCACTTCTCTTTCCGCACCCACGCTAGGGCGCGGCGCGGTCTTCCGCGCCCTGGGCCTTACCGGGATGGCGTTGTACCTCGCAGGCTGCTCATGCTCGTCGGAGGGCGAGACGGCCGGCTCAGGCGGAAGCTTGAGCTTCGGTGGTTCCGCGGGGAATAGTGGCAGCGGCGGGTCAAGCAGCGGCGGCACACTGAACGGCGGTTCGGGAGGTATCATCGGCGACGGCGGCGGCGGCAAGGGCTGCAAGACCGACGACGAGTGCGACGGCGGGGTGTGCAGTGCAAGCGGCGAGTGTTGCGCCACAGCGGAGCAGGCGTGCGGAAACGTGTGCTGCAACGCGGGCGAGTTCTGTAGCTTCGAGCGCTGCGTGGTCCCAGGCAAGGCCTGCCAGACGCCTGCCGACTGCGAAGACGGTCAGTACTGCGAGACGGCGCTCGGCGACAACGGGAGTGGCGGCGCGGGCGGGTCAGGCAGCGGCGGAGCCAGCAGTGGTGGCGCCGCAGGGACCGGAGGCACCGGTACCACCTGCACGCAACCAGTGCCCCAGAGCGGGCGCTGCGTCGATCTGCCCCCAATCTGTGATCCGAACGGAACCGGCGGGGCCGGCGGCGCGGGCAACGCATGTATCGAGAACTGCGAGTACTTCCCGCCTCCAGGCGCGCTGGATCCGATCATCGAGTGGCAGTGGGGGCTACCGCCTAACACTCCGAAGCAGTACCCGAACCAGGCGGACGTCTGGTCTACGCCCACCGTCGCGCGGGTGTACGATGCGAACTGCGACGGCAAGGTGGACGAGAGCGATCCGCCGAACGTGATCTTCGTCTCGTCGAACAACCAGGGCACGTGTTGTCACTGCAACGGCAGCACACCGCACTCCTGCCTGACCGGCGTACTGCGCATGCTCGACGGACGCAGCGGCGAGGAAATCTGGAGCTTGAACAAGGCCAAGACGGGCAACTTCGGCTTCGCCGGCACCACCGTCGCGCTGGGTGACGTCGACGGTGATGAGCGCGTCGACATCATCACGATGACCGGCGATGGCTACATCGCGTGGATCGATAGTACCGGCGCCGTGAAGGCAATCAGTGACAGCCCGACGGACACCGCGGACACCAACAGCAACGCGTTCGGCTGGGGCGGTGGCATTTCCCTGGGCGACATGGACGGAGACGGCAACGTCGAGGTCGCATACGGCCGCACCCTGTGGAGCATCCAGGGCAATCAAATCGTCCGTCAGTGGGTAGGCACCCATGGCCGCGGCGGGACAAACTCCAACACCGCGATGTCATTCTTCGCTGATGTGGACGAAGACGACAAGCTCGAGCTGGTCGCAGGCAATACCATCTACGAGCGCGACGGCACGGAGCTTTGGCGCCAGACGAGCGTCAGCGACGGTTTCCCTGCGGTAGCAGATTTCGACGGCGACGGCAAGCCCGAGGTCGTGCTGACGGGCTCGAACCGCGTGGACATCCTCGAGGGCGCGACGGGCGCCCCAGAGCTCAGCGTGGCGTTGCCCGACAGCGGCGGTGGGCCGCCAACGGTCGCGGACTTCGACGGCGACGGTAAGCCGGAGATCGGTGTTGCGCAGAAGAACGTCTACGTGATGACCAAGCCAAACTACACGACCAACACCATCGACATCGTGTGGTCTGCGCCGAACCACGACCTTTCCTCCAACGTGACGGGCTCGAGCGTCTTCGACTTCGATGGTGACGGAAAGGCCGAGGTCATCTATGCGGATGAGTGCTTCCTCTGGGTGTACGACGGTACGACCGGCGCCGTGCTCTTGGCGGAGCTAACCACCTCCTTCACAGGTACGGAAAATGCGCTCGTGGCGGACGTCGATGGTGATGGCCACGCGGAAATCGTCATGGTGTCGAATGGCGCGGACCCGAGCGGCTCTGGCTGGAAGTGCGACGTCGCGCCCTGGAACCAGCCAGATCCCACGATGAACCGCAAGGCCTGGGTCAAACCCCAGGGTGCAGCGGCCTACCGTGGCATCACGGTCTTCGGCGATCGTGAGAGCAGCTGGGTCGGCACGCGCACCATCTGGAGCCAGCACTCCTACTACGTAACCAACATCTGCGACTCGCGTGACAGCGCGTGCAACGCGCCTCAGACCTACGGTCTGATCCCCACGGCAGCAAAGCGCAACTGGGAGCTGGGCTGGCTGAACAACTTCCGTCAGAACGTCCAGGACAGCGGCCTGTTCAACGCGCCAGACGCCGTACTCACCCTGAACGTGCTGTGCACCACACCGGTGAGCTTCGAGGTGCGAGTGCAGAACCAAGGCCTCTCGGGGTTGCCGGCGGGTGTAAACGTCGGAGTCTTTGATGCCTCGGGGAACCAAGTTGCGAGCGGCGTCACCACCAAGGAGCTGTTGCCAGGCCAGACGGAGCTCTTGGTGGTCACCGCCACGGATGGCTCCCTCTCCGCGAAGGACACCTACGTCGCGCGCGTCATCATCGACCCCCAGAACCGCACGTTCAACGAGTGCCGTGAGGACAACAACGAGAGCGAGCCCGCGGCGGGGCACTGCGGTCCGTCCTGA
- a CDS encoding carbohydrate porin, with protein sequence MELRRFCGMGLSVALGVALFSPRLLAQPVDLPEEAAAAPEPEPADVQLEDAPPPAPEAKPEPKPETRPQAETEPRGNAERAPSAPTPEKPAPLELTYPRGSFSFGSYGRVVAAGDLRGGRGRDADIVAHGARIDEGSYGELELVRDDEWEDGIHSRVVSTLAIGEPVFHDSGTFDATIALRNFYVEERGVLDPGLSAWVGSRMYRGDDIYLLDFWPLDNLNTVGGGLKFSFNDDHTFVAWHVGMNLVDDPFQQQSVLRPAAQNQPGTDEIPLLDRPRTISSLKLSHIFPMGEKAGLKAVLYGEVHNLPAGERELDDGRREDLPGDSGAVIGGQVGGFKGEDDTFANLFVRYSTGLAAYGEFSTPQGTSESNDSSGAHELLIGLSGNWDSRWVSVLVGGYFRSFRDASPEKFRFDNVDEGIFVVRPQVYFTDHLGLGVEGSYQAQQRGVLSTVDNQPLMGSLLRFGLMPFISPAGRGSFKRPQLRLIYVVTSRDAGARSLYPNTDPFARRQTEQFLGVGAEWWFNSSSYGQ encoded by the coding sequence ATGGAGCTTCGACGTTTCTGCGGGATGGGGTTGAGCGTGGCGCTGGGAGTCGCCCTGTTCAGTCCGCGGCTGTTGGCTCAACCTGTGGATCTGCCGGAGGAGGCCGCCGCAGCTCCGGAACCGGAGCCCGCGGACGTCCAGTTGGAAGACGCTCCACCTCCCGCACCGGAGGCGAAGCCAGAGCCGAAACCGGAGACGCGCCCCCAGGCGGAGACTGAGCCGCGAGGAAACGCAGAGCGGGCACCTTCCGCTCCCACTCCGGAGAAGCCAGCGCCTCTCGAGCTGACCTACCCCCGCGGCAGCTTCAGTTTTGGCTCTTATGGCCGAGTAGTTGCGGCGGGGGACTTGCGGGGTGGCCGCGGTCGCGATGCCGACATCGTCGCCCACGGGGCGCGCATCGACGAGGGCAGCTACGGCGAGCTGGAGTTGGTCCGAGACGACGAGTGGGAAGACGGAATCCACTCTCGCGTCGTCTCGACATTGGCCATCGGCGAGCCGGTCTTCCATGACTCCGGGACGTTCGACGCAACGATTGCCTTGCGGAATTTCTACGTCGAAGAGCGCGGCGTGCTCGACCCGGGGCTCAGCGCTTGGGTCGGCTCGCGCATGTATCGCGGAGACGACATCTACTTGCTCGACTTCTGGCCGTTGGACAATCTGAACACGGTAGGCGGCGGGCTCAAGTTCAGCTTCAACGACGACCACACCTTCGTCGCGTGGCACGTTGGTATGAACCTGGTGGACGATCCGTTTCAGCAGCAGAGCGTCTTGCGGCCCGCCGCACAGAATCAGCCAGGAACGGATGAAATCCCGCTCTTGGATCGCCCGCGCACCATCTCGTCGCTGAAGCTAAGCCACATCTTCCCGATGGGAGAAAAGGCGGGGCTGAAGGCCGTGCTGTACGGTGAGGTGCACAACCTACCGGCGGGAGAACGCGAGCTCGACGACGGTCGTCGGGAGGACCTGCCCGGCGACTCTGGTGCGGTGATTGGCGGACAGGTCGGTGGCTTCAAGGGTGAGGACGACACCTTCGCAAACTTGTTCGTACGCTATTCGACCGGCCTTGCTGCGTACGGTGAGTTCTCCACTCCCCAAGGCACCTCGGAGTCCAACGACTCATCCGGTGCACATGAGCTCTTGATTGGGCTCAGCGGAAACTGGGACTCCCGCTGGGTGAGCGTCTTGGTCGGGGGTTACTTCCGCTCTTTCCGCGACGCATCTCCAGAGAAGTTCCGCTTCGACAACGTCGACGAAGGCATCTTCGTGGTTCGGCCTCAGGTCTACTTCACCGACCATCTGGGGCTCGGGGTCGAAGGCTCATACCAAGCTCAGCAGCGCGGTGTGCTGAGCACGGTGGACAACCAACCGCTGATGGGCAGCTTGCTCCGCTTCGGCCTGATGCCGTTCATTTCCCCTGCGGGGCGGGGCAGCTTCAAGCGGCCTCAGCTACGCTTGATCTACGTGGTGACATCCAGGGATGCGGGGGCGCGCTCGCTGTACCCGAACACCGATCCGTTTGCGCGTCGCCAGACCGAGCAGTTCTTGGGCGTGGGCGCCGAGTGGTGGTTCAACTCTTCGAGCTACGGGCAGTGA